Proteins encoded together in one Acanthopagrus latus isolate v.2019 chromosome 19, fAcaLat1.1, whole genome shotgun sequence window:
- the myom1b gene encoding M-protein, striated muscle isoform X5, whose protein sequence is MSGSIPFYQKHHLHYDRGYRSKETESKLSQYQSSSRYTAGSSTSTTSRSRGLKVSSHSGLEASRLSPVPKRAKPTYLAVDKDNQIIGYVVPIFRGSQEYAAGLSDTEEARVRDTAAYMARRDLFTSGLEMERSELISRREAMRGSAERISLNKRIHEHEEHFKRMNEDSLMHTPEFVIKPRSHTVWEKQCVRLHCTVSGWPDPRVVWYKNNVAIDPLASPGKYKLESRYNVHSLEINRCDFDDTAQYRVSAMNSKGELSAFASVVVKRFKGEIEEGLPEPRRDSTEDGPVSEYGITFKTHIVDKFGVSFGREGETMSLGCTVIIYPALHRYQPEVQWYRDDVLLSASKWYHMHWSGDRATLTLTHLNKEDEGLYTLRVTTKSGYETYSAYVFVRDADAEIEGAPGAPLDVRCLDANKDYIIVTWKQPAVDGGNSILGYFVDRCEVGTNHWIQCNDTPVKFARFPVTGLVEGRSYIFRVRAVNKSGMSHPSRVSEPVAAMDPADRARMRGTSAPWTGQIIVTEEEPAEGVVPGRPLELQVTEATKNYVVLSWKPPAGKGLEGVMYYVEKCVSDTDSWQRVNTEIPVKSPRFALFDLAEGKSYSFRVRCCNSAGVGEPSDPTEATTVGDKLDIPSAPSKVIPTNNTDTSVVVSWEASRDAKELVGYYIEASMVGSNVWEPCNNKPVNGTRFFCHGLITGEKYVFRVRAVNAAGLSQFSPDSEPVEVKAAIGGGIPHASPAPPYGITVLECVRDSMVLGWKQPNFIGGADITGYFVDYREVIDGVPGRWHEANIRAVSERAYRVSDLKENKKYQFQVRAANMAGVGIPSLPSDTFLCEEWTIAVPGPPYDLQLREVRSDSLVLLWKPPVYQGRDPVNGFYIDIKEAEAPEEAWRGVNTKATEKTYIKIKNLKEAETYVFRVRAQNKAGVGKTSDVTEPVPALTKPGTKEIVVDVDDDGIVSLNFECCDVTQDSKFVWSKNYEEMTDSSRLTVETKGNKSKAVFSTLGEEDIGIYSCLVTHTDGASSSYTLSEEELKRLLVISHDHKFPIIPLKSELAVELLEKGRVRFWLQAEKISANGKVDYVFNDNVLSQGEKYKMNFDKNTGVIEMIMECLTPADEGTFTFQLTDGKATNQSSLVLIGDVFKELQKESEFQKKEWHRKQGPHFIEYLGYEVTPECCVVLKCKVGNMKKDTTALWYKDGREIKADNNLGFTEGVLKLEIAQISKKDSGVYEVVLKDDRGKDTSTLNLTDQGFKDLMNEVFSFIANSSTPLKITSTDQGIRLYTFVSYYNDLLQVTWHYKDSAIAFSDRIKSGVVGEQLWLQISEPTEKDMGKYAIEFSDGKGGLRRTVELSGQAFDDAFAEFQRLKAAAIAERNRARVAGGLPDVVTIQEGKALNLTCNISGDPVPEVTWLKNDREITSDDHCILKFESGKFASFTITGVNTSDSGKYSILVKNKYGTESADFTVSVFIPDEAGSKKK, encoded by the exons ATGTCTGGATCTATACCCTTCTACCAGAAGCACCACCTGCACTATGACCGCGGCTACCGCAGCAAGGAGACGGAGTCTAAACTGAGCCAGTACCAGTCCAGCAGCAGATACACTGCTGGCAGCagcacctccaccaccagcaggagcagggg ACTTAAAGTGTCTTCACATTCTGGGCTGGAGGCAAGCAGACTGAGCCCCGTACCAAAGAGAGCCAAGCCAACTTACTTGGCTGTGGATAAAGACAACCAAATCATCGGCTATGTAGTGCCTATCTTCAGGGGCAG TCAAGAGTATGCGGCAGGATTATCGGATACAGAGGAGGCGAGGGTGAGGGACACTGCTGCATACATGGCTCGGAGGGATTTGTTCACCAGTGGTCTGGAGATGGAGAGGTCAGAGCTGATCTCCAGGAGGGAGGCCATGCGTGGGTCGGCTGAACGTATCTCCCTGAACAAAAGG ATCCATGAACACGAGGAACATTTTAAGCGCATGAACGAAGACAGCCTGATGCATACCCCCGAGTTTGTGATTAAACCACGCTCCCACACCGTGTGGGAGAAGCAGTGTGTCCGTCTGCACTGCACTGTCAGCGGCTGGCCCGATCCACGGGTCGTCTG GTACAAAAACAATGTGGCAATTGACCCTCTTGCCAGCCCTGGCAAGTATAAACTTGAGAGCAGATACAACGTGCACTCACTGGAGATCAACAG ATGTGATTTTGATGACACAGCGCAGTATCGGGTCTCTGCTATGAACTCCAAGGGAGAGCTGTCTGCTTTTGCCTCCGTCGTTGTTAAGA GGTTCAAGGGTGAAATCGAGGAGGGCCTACCAGAACCCAGAC GGGACAGTACTGAAG ATGGCCCGGTGTCGGAGTACGGCATCACCTTCAAGACTCACATTGTTGATAAATTCGGTGTCTCATTCGGAAGAGAAGGTGAGACGATGAGTCTGGGATGTACAGTCATCATTTACCCTGCCCTGCACCGCTACCAGCCAGAGGTCCAGTGGTACAGAGACG AtgttctgctgtctgcttcTAAATGGTACCACATGCACTGGAGTGGAGATCGAGCCACACTGACGCTCACACACCTCAACAAAGAGGACGAGGGGCTTTACACCCTGCGTGTTACCACCAAGTCTGGATATGAAACCTACTCAGCCTATGTTTTTGTCCGAG ATGCTGACGCCGAGATTGAAGGAGCTCCCGGTGCCCCTCTGGACGTCCGCTGTCTGGATGCCAACAAGGATTACATCATCGTCACCTGGAAGCAGCCAGCTGTCGATGGTGGCAACTCCATCCTGGGCTACTTTGTGGACAG ATGTGAGGTTGGAACCAACCACTGGATCCAGTGCAATGACACTCCGGTTAAGTTTGCCCGTTTCCCCGTCACTGGCCTGGTGGAAGGCCGATCCTACATCTTCCGTGTCCGTGCTGTCAACAAGAGCGGCATGAGCCACCCGTCCAGAGTCTCTGAGCCGGTGGCTGCCATGGACCCGGCTGACCGTGCCCGCATGAGAG GCACCTCTGCTCCCTGGACCGGACAAATCAttgtgacagaggaggagccAGCAG AGGGCGTTGTTCCTGGCAGGCCTcttgagctgcaggtgacagaaGCAACCAAGAACTATGTGGTGCTGAGCTGGAAGCCACCTGCAGGAAAAGGCCTTGAAGGTGTCATGTACTACGTGGAAAAG TGCgtctcagacacagacagctggcAGAGGGTGAACACAGAGATCCCAGTCAAGTCTCCTCGCTTTGCGCTGTTTGATCTCGCCGAGGGGAAATCCTACAGCTTCCGCGTCCGCTGCTGCAACTCTGCCGGTGTGGGCGAGCCGTCCGACCCAACCGAGGCCACCACTGTTGGCGACAAGCTTg ATATCCCATCAGCCCCAAGCAAAGTCATCCCAACCAATAACACAGACACGTCAGTCGTTGTGTCCTGGGAAGCGTCCCGTGATGCCAAAGAGTTGGTGGGTTACTACATCGAGGCGAGTATGGTGGGAAGCAATGTGTGGGAGCCATGCAACAACAAGCCTGTGAATGGCACCAG GTTCTTCTGCCACGGTCTGATAACTGGAGAGAAATACGTGTTCAGGGTGAGGGCTGTGAACGCAGCAGGACTCAGCCAGTTCTCCCCAGACTCTGAGCCTGTGGAGGTGAAGGCTGCTATTG GGGGCGGCATTCCTCATG CCTCTCCTGCTCCACCCTATGGCATCACTGTCCTGGAGTGTGTGCGCGACTCCATGGTGCTGGGCTGGAAACAGCCGAACTTCATCGGCGGTGCTGACATCACCGGCTACTTTGTGGATTACCGTGAGGTCATCGATGGCGTGCCTGGGAGGTGGCATGAGGCCAACATCAGGGCTGTCAGTGAGAGGGCCTACAGG GTGTCTGACCTGAAGGAGAATAAGAAGTACCAGTTCCAGGTGAGGGCAGCCAACATGGCAGGTGTTGGCATCCCATCACTGCCCAGTGACACCTTCCTGTGTGAGGAGTGGACCATCGCTGTGCCAG GACCCCCTTAcgacctgcagctcagagaggtgCGTAGCGACTCTCTGGTGCTACTGTGGAAACCACCGGTGTACCAGGGCCGCGATCCAGTCAACGGGTTCTACATCGACATCAAGGAGGCGGAGGCGCCAGAGGAGGCGTGGAGAGGAGTCAACACCAAGGCTACAGAGAAGACGTACATCAAG ATTAAGAATCTGAAGGAGGCAGAGACGTATGTGTTCCGTGTGCGCGCTCAGAACAAGGCCGGTGTCGGAAAGACTTCAGATGTGACGGAGCCGGTCCCAGCTCTGACCAAACCAG GCACTAAGGAGATAGTCGTGGACGTCGACGATGACGGTATCGTCTCCCTGAACTTTGAATGCTGTGACGTAACCCAAGACTCCAAATTTGTGTGGTCCAAGAACTACGAAGAGATGACAGACTCATCCCGCCTGACTGTAGAGACCAAGGGAAACAA GTCCAAAGCTGTTTTCAGTACACTCGGGGAGGAAGACATTGGCATTTACTCATGTCTTGTGACCCACACTGACGGTGCTTCATCCAGCTACACCCTCTCTGAGGAGG AGTTGAAGAGGCTGCTGGTGATCAGTCACGACCACAAATTTCCCA TTATCCCCCTGAAGTCAGAGCtggctgtggagctgctggagaagggCAGAGTTCGCTTCTGGCTGCAGGCGGAGAAGATCTCCGCCAACGGCAAAGTCGATTACGTCTTCAATGATAATGTCCTCTCTCAGGGAGAG AAATACAAGATGAACTTTGACAAGAACACCGGCGTGATTGAGATGATCATGGAGTGTCTGACCCCGGCTGATGAGGGCACCTTCACCTTCCAGCTGACGGATGGGAAGGCCACCAACCAGTCCAGCTTGGTACTGATAGGAGACG TGTTCAAGGAGCTGCAGAAGGAATCAGAGTTCCAGAAGAAAGAATGGCACAGAAAGCAAG GTCCTCACTTTATCGAGTATTTGGGTTACGAGGTGACACCAGAGTGCTGCGTTGTGCTGAAATGCAAG GTCGGCAACATGAAGAAGGATACGACAGCGCTGTGGTACAAAGACGGACGCGAGATCAAAGCTGACAACAACCTTGGCTTCACCGAGGGAGTCCTGAAACTGGAAATAGCGCAG ATTTCCAAGAAGGATTCCGGGGTGTACGAGGTCGTCCTGAAGGATGACAGAGGAAAGGACACTTCCACGTTGAATTTGACAGATCAAG GTTTCAAAGACTTGATGAAtgaagttttcagttttatcg CTAATTCCTCCACACCACTGAAGATCACAAGCACAGATCAGGGCATCCGACTCTACACCTTTGTCAGCTACTATAACGATTTGCTCCAAGTGACATGGCACTACAA GGACTCAGCCATCGCCTTCTCTGACCGTATAAAGAGCGGTGTGGTGGGAGAgcagctgtggctgcagatcTCGGAGCCCACGGAGAAAGACATGGGCAAGTACGCCATTGAGTTCAGTGACGGGAAAGGTGGCCTGAGGAGGACCGTGGAGCTGTCTGGTCAAG catttgATGACGCTTTTGCAGAATTCCAGAGACTCAA AGCTGCTGCTATTGCGGAGAGAA ATCGTGCCCGAGTAGCAGGCGGCCTGCCTGATGTGGTCACTATACAGGAGGGCAAG GCCCTCAATCTCACCTGCAACATCTCGGGCGACCCCGTGCCAGAGGTCACCTGGCTGAAGAACGACAGAGAGATCACGTCCGACGACCACTGCATCCTCAAGTTCGAGTCGGGCAAGTTCGCCAGCTTCACCATCACCGGCGTAAACACGTCGGACTCTGGCAAGTACAGCATCCTGGTGAAGAACAAGTACGGCACAGAGAGCGCGGACTTCACCGTAAGTGTGTTCATCCCTGACGAGGCGGGCagcaagaaaaaataa
- the myom1b gene encoding M-protein, striated muscle isoform X3, which produces MSGSIPFYQKHHLHYDRGYRSKETESKLSQYQSSSRYTAGSSTSTTSRSRGLKVSSHSGLEASRLSPVPKRAKPTYLAVDKDNQIIGYVVPIFRGSQEYAAGLSDTEEARVRDTAAYMARRDLFTSGLEMERSELISRREAMRGSAERISLNKRIHEHEEHFKRMNEDSLMHTPEFVIKPRSHTVWEKQCVRLHCTVSGWPDPRVVWYKNNVAIDPLASPGKYKLESRYNVHSLEINRCDFDDTAQYRVSAMNSKGELSAFASVVVKRFKGEIEEGLPEPRRDSTEDGPVSEYGITFKTHIVDKFGVSFGREGETMSLGCTVIIYPALHRYQPEVQWYRDDVLLSASKWYHMHWSGDRATLTLTHLNKEDEGLYTLRVTTKSGYETYSAYVFVRDADAEIEGAPGAPLDVRCLDANKDYIIVTWKQPAVDGGNSILGYFVDRCEVGTNHWIQCNDTPVKFARFPVTGLVEGRSYIFRVRAVNKSGMSHPSRVSEPVAAMDPADRARMRGTSAPWTGQIIVTEEEPAEGVVPGRPLELQVTEATKNYVVLSWKPPAGKGLEGVMYYVEKCVSDTDSWQRVNTEIPVKSPRFALFDLAEGKSYSFRVRCCNSAGVGEPSDPTEATTVGDKLDIPSAPSKVIPTNNTDTSVVVSWEASRDAKELVGYYIEASMVGSNVWEPCNNKPVNGTRFFCHGLITGEKYVFRVRAVNAAGLSQFSPDSEPVEVKAAIASPAPPYGITVLECVRDSMVLGWKQPNFIGGADITGYFVDYREVIDGVPGRWHEANIRAVSERAYRVSDLKENKKYQFQVRAANMAGVGIPSLPSDTFLCEEWTIAVPGPPYDLQLREVRSDSLVLLWKPPVYQGRDPVNGFYIDIKEAEAPEEAWRGVNTKATEKTYIKIKNLKEAETYVFRVRAQNKAGVGKTSDVTEPVPALTKPGTKEIVVDVDDDGIVSLNFECCDVTQDSKFVWSKNYEEMTDSSRLTVETKGNKSKAVFSTLGEEDIGIYSCLVTHTDGASSSYTLSEEELKRLLVISHDHKFPIIPLKSELAVELLEKGRVRFWLQAEKISANGKVDYVFNDNVLSQGEKYKMNFDKNTGVIEMIMECLTPADEGTFTFQLTDGKATNQSSLVLIGDVFKELQKESEFQKKEWHRKQGPHFIEYLGYEVTPECCVVLKCKVGNMKKDTTALWYKDGREIKADNNLGFTEGVLKLEIAQISKKDSGVYEVVLKDDRGKDTSTLNLTDQGFKDLMNEVFSFIANSSTPLKITSTDQGIRLYTFVSYYNDLLQVTWHYKDSAIAFSDRIKSGVVGEQLWLQISEPTEKDMGKYAIEFSDGKGGLRRTVELSGQAFDDAFAEFQRLKAAAIAERNRARVAGGLPDVVTIQEGKALNLTCNISGDPVPEVTWLKNDREITSDDHCILKFESGKFASFTITGVNTSDSGKYSILVKNKYGTESADFTVEVIEGTPDLGITSYWTDAEGNVVYSPNTPEEKMKSPVTGTKTQKRKDSVAKTLAMDKVGDKKETQVQKDEEKVAVEESKSEQNKDTKEEIAEQLVTSDQSEGPEQPANTAKETEPPSE; this is translated from the exons ATGTCTGGATCTATACCCTTCTACCAGAAGCACCACCTGCACTATGACCGCGGCTACCGCAGCAAGGAGACGGAGTCTAAACTGAGCCAGTACCAGTCCAGCAGCAGATACACTGCTGGCAGCagcacctccaccaccagcaggagcagggg ACTTAAAGTGTCTTCACATTCTGGGCTGGAGGCAAGCAGACTGAGCCCCGTACCAAAGAGAGCCAAGCCAACTTACTTGGCTGTGGATAAAGACAACCAAATCATCGGCTATGTAGTGCCTATCTTCAGGGGCAG TCAAGAGTATGCGGCAGGATTATCGGATACAGAGGAGGCGAGGGTGAGGGACACTGCTGCATACATGGCTCGGAGGGATTTGTTCACCAGTGGTCTGGAGATGGAGAGGTCAGAGCTGATCTCCAGGAGGGAGGCCATGCGTGGGTCGGCTGAACGTATCTCCCTGAACAAAAGG ATCCATGAACACGAGGAACATTTTAAGCGCATGAACGAAGACAGCCTGATGCATACCCCCGAGTTTGTGATTAAACCACGCTCCCACACCGTGTGGGAGAAGCAGTGTGTCCGTCTGCACTGCACTGTCAGCGGCTGGCCCGATCCACGGGTCGTCTG GTACAAAAACAATGTGGCAATTGACCCTCTTGCCAGCCCTGGCAAGTATAAACTTGAGAGCAGATACAACGTGCACTCACTGGAGATCAACAG ATGTGATTTTGATGACACAGCGCAGTATCGGGTCTCTGCTATGAACTCCAAGGGAGAGCTGTCTGCTTTTGCCTCCGTCGTTGTTAAGA GGTTCAAGGGTGAAATCGAGGAGGGCCTACCAGAACCCAGAC GGGACAGTACTGAAG ATGGCCCGGTGTCGGAGTACGGCATCACCTTCAAGACTCACATTGTTGATAAATTCGGTGTCTCATTCGGAAGAGAAGGTGAGACGATGAGTCTGGGATGTACAGTCATCATTTACCCTGCCCTGCACCGCTACCAGCCAGAGGTCCAGTGGTACAGAGACG AtgttctgctgtctgcttcTAAATGGTACCACATGCACTGGAGTGGAGATCGAGCCACACTGACGCTCACACACCTCAACAAAGAGGACGAGGGGCTTTACACCCTGCGTGTTACCACCAAGTCTGGATATGAAACCTACTCAGCCTATGTTTTTGTCCGAG ATGCTGACGCCGAGATTGAAGGAGCTCCCGGTGCCCCTCTGGACGTCCGCTGTCTGGATGCCAACAAGGATTACATCATCGTCACCTGGAAGCAGCCAGCTGTCGATGGTGGCAACTCCATCCTGGGCTACTTTGTGGACAG ATGTGAGGTTGGAACCAACCACTGGATCCAGTGCAATGACACTCCGGTTAAGTTTGCCCGTTTCCCCGTCACTGGCCTGGTGGAAGGCCGATCCTACATCTTCCGTGTCCGTGCTGTCAACAAGAGCGGCATGAGCCACCCGTCCAGAGTCTCTGAGCCGGTGGCTGCCATGGACCCGGCTGACCGTGCCCGCATGAGAG GCACCTCTGCTCCCTGGACCGGACAAATCAttgtgacagaggaggagccAGCAG AGGGCGTTGTTCCTGGCAGGCCTcttgagctgcaggtgacagaaGCAACCAAGAACTATGTGGTGCTGAGCTGGAAGCCACCTGCAGGAAAAGGCCTTGAAGGTGTCATGTACTACGTGGAAAAG TGCgtctcagacacagacagctggcAGAGGGTGAACACAGAGATCCCAGTCAAGTCTCCTCGCTTTGCGCTGTTTGATCTCGCCGAGGGGAAATCCTACAGCTTCCGCGTCCGCTGCTGCAACTCTGCCGGTGTGGGCGAGCCGTCCGACCCAACCGAGGCCACCACTGTTGGCGACAAGCTTg ATATCCCATCAGCCCCAAGCAAAGTCATCCCAACCAATAACACAGACACGTCAGTCGTTGTGTCCTGGGAAGCGTCCCGTGATGCCAAAGAGTTGGTGGGTTACTACATCGAGGCGAGTATGGTGGGAAGCAATGTGTGGGAGCCATGCAACAACAAGCCTGTGAATGGCACCAG GTTCTTCTGCCACGGTCTGATAACTGGAGAGAAATACGTGTTCAGGGTGAGGGCTGTGAACGCAGCAGGACTCAGCCAGTTCTCCCCAGACTCTGAGCCTGTGGAGGTGAAGGCTGCTATTG CCTCTCCTGCTCCACCCTATGGCATCACTGTCCTGGAGTGTGTGCGCGACTCCATGGTGCTGGGCTGGAAACAGCCGAACTTCATCGGCGGTGCTGACATCACCGGCTACTTTGTGGATTACCGTGAGGTCATCGATGGCGTGCCTGGGAGGTGGCATGAGGCCAACATCAGGGCTGTCAGTGAGAGGGCCTACAGG GTGTCTGACCTGAAGGAGAATAAGAAGTACCAGTTCCAGGTGAGGGCAGCCAACATGGCAGGTGTTGGCATCCCATCACTGCCCAGTGACACCTTCCTGTGTGAGGAGTGGACCATCGCTGTGCCAG GACCCCCTTAcgacctgcagctcagagaggtgCGTAGCGACTCTCTGGTGCTACTGTGGAAACCACCGGTGTACCAGGGCCGCGATCCAGTCAACGGGTTCTACATCGACATCAAGGAGGCGGAGGCGCCAGAGGAGGCGTGGAGAGGAGTCAACACCAAGGCTACAGAGAAGACGTACATCAAG ATTAAGAATCTGAAGGAGGCAGAGACGTATGTGTTCCGTGTGCGCGCTCAGAACAAGGCCGGTGTCGGAAAGACTTCAGATGTGACGGAGCCGGTCCCAGCTCTGACCAAACCAG GCACTAAGGAGATAGTCGTGGACGTCGACGATGACGGTATCGTCTCCCTGAACTTTGAATGCTGTGACGTAACCCAAGACTCCAAATTTGTGTGGTCCAAGAACTACGAAGAGATGACAGACTCATCCCGCCTGACTGTAGAGACCAAGGGAAACAA GTCCAAAGCTGTTTTCAGTACACTCGGGGAGGAAGACATTGGCATTTACTCATGTCTTGTGACCCACACTGACGGTGCTTCATCCAGCTACACCCTCTCTGAGGAGG AGTTGAAGAGGCTGCTGGTGATCAGTCACGACCACAAATTTCCCA TTATCCCCCTGAAGTCAGAGCtggctgtggagctgctggagaagggCAGAGTTCGCTTCTGGCTGCAGGCGGAGAAGATCTCCGCCAACGGCAAAGTCGATTACGTCTTCAATGATAATGTCCTCTCTCAGGGAGAG AAATACAAGATGAACTTTGACAAGAACACCGGCGTGATTGAGATGATCATGGAGTGTCTGACCCCGGCTGATGAGGGCACCTTCACCTTCCAGCTGACGGATGGGAAGGCCACCAACCAGTCCAGCTTGGTACTGATAGGAGACG TGTTCAAGGAGCTGCAGAAGGAATCAGAGTTCCAGAAGAAAGAATGGCACAGAAAGCAAG GTCCTCACTTTATCGAGTATTTGGGTTACGAGGTGACACCAGAGTGCTGCGTTGTGCTGAAATGCAAG GTCGGCAACATGAAGAAGGATACGACAGCGCTGTGGTACAAAGACGGACGCGAGATCAAAGCTGACAACAACCTTGGCTTCACCGAGGGAGTCCTGAAACTGGAAATAGCGCAG ATTTCCAAGAAGGATTCCGGGGTGTACGAGGTCGTCCTGAAGGATGACAGAGGAAAGGACACTTCCACGTTGAATTTGACAGATCAAG GTTTCAAAGACTTGATGAAtgaagttttcagttttatcg CTAATTCCTCCACACCACTGAAGATCACAAGCACAGATCAGGGCATCCGACTCTACACCTTTGTCAGCTACTATAACGATTTGCTCCAAGTGACATGGCACTACAA GGACTCAGCCATCGCCTTCTCTGACCGTATAAAGAGCGGTGTGGTGGGAGAgcagctgtggctgcagatcTCGGAGCCCACGGAGAAAGACATGGGCAAGTACGCCATTGAGTTCAGTGACGGGAAAGGTGGCCTGAGGAGGACCGTGGAGCTGTCTGGTCAAG catttgATGACGCTTTTGCAGAATTCCAGAGACTCAA AGCTGCTGCTATTGCGGAGAGAA ATCGTGCCCGAGTAGCAGGCGGCCTGCCTGATGTGGTCACTATACAGGAGGGCAAG GCCCTCAATCTCACCTGCAACATCTCGGGCGACCCCGTGCCAGAGGTCACCTGGCTGAAGAACGACAGAGAGATCACGTCCGACGACCACTGCATCCTCAAGTTCGAGTCGGGCAAGTTCGCCAGCTTCACCATCACCGGCGTAAACACGTCGGACTCTGGCAAGTACAGCATCCTGGTGAAGAACAAGTACGGCACAGAGAGCGCGGACTTCACC GTGGAGGTCATAGAGGGAACACCTGACTTGGGTATTACTTCATACTGGACTGATGCAGAGGGAAATGTGGTGTACAGCCCAAATACCCcagaggagaagatgaaaaGCCCAGTCACAGGGACGAAAACGCAGAAGAGAAAGG ACTCTGTAGCTAAGACACTTGCCATGGACAAGGTTGGAGACAAAAAGGAGACTCAAGTGCagaaagatgaggagaaagTTGCAGTTGAAGAATCAAAatctgaacaaaacaaagacacaaaagaggAGATTGCTGAGCAGCTGGTgacatctgaccaatcagaaggcCCAGAGCAGCCTGCCAACACAGCGAAGGAGACTGAACCACCGAGTGAATAA